In the genome of Sciurus carolinensis chromosome 3, mSciCar1.2, whole genome shotgun sequence, one region contains:
- the Rnf25 gene encoding E3 ubiquitin-protein ligase RNF25, translated as MAASESAAAGEEDWVLPSEVEVLESIYLDELQVIKGNGRSSPWEIFITLHPATAEDQDSQYVCFTLVLQVPVQYPQEVPQISIRNPRGLSDEQIHKISQALGHVAKAGLGTAMLYELIEKGKEILTDNNIPHGQCVICLYGFQDKEAFTKTPCYHYFHCHCLARYIQHMEQELKLQGQEQERQHAATKQKAVGVQCPVCREPLVYDLASLKAAPEPQQPMELYQPSAESLRQQEELKRLYQRQQERGGIIDLEAERNRYFISLQQPPAPAEAESAVDVSRGSHPPNALATEQSTSPAAQPTLPTPLSMATQYMCEKFPGTGPNQQRLGEAQKATLDPPRPSQGPWRQPSRRHLKGGECCAPKGTSDSQELPPPERPLKESVDLKLEPHNQGIEGPTQEKGPSSWQGPPPRRTRDYARRERSKGRTAGSSYPRLPRGQGAYRPGTRREPLGLESEDGS; from the exons ATGGCGGCATCTGAGTCGGCAGCTGCCGGGGAGGAGGACTG GGTCCTTCCCTCTGAAGTCGAAGTATTAGAGTCTATCTATCTGGATGAACTACAGGTGATTAAAGGAAACGGAAG GTCTTCACCATGGGAGATCTTCATCACCCTGCACCCTGCCACTGCAGAGGACCAAGATTCACAGTATGTCTGCTTTACTCTGGTGCTTCAGGTCCCAGTGCAG TATCCCCAAGAGGTGCCACAGATCTCTATCCGTAACCCCCGAGGACTCTCAGATGAGCAGATCCACAA GATCTCACAGGCACTGGGCCACGTGGCCAAGGCGGGTCTGGGCACTGCCATGCTCTATGAACTCATTGAG aaagggaaagaaattctCACAGATAACAACATCCCCCATGGCCAGTGTGTCATCTGTCTCTATGGCTTCCAG GACAAGGAGGCCTTTACCAAAACGCCTTGTTACCACTATTTCCACTGCCACTGTCTTGCTCGGTATATCCAGCACATGGAACAAGAGCTGAAGTTACAAGGACAGGAACAGGAACGGCAGCATGCTGCCACCAAACAG AAAGCAGTCGGTGTGCAGTGTCCTGTGTGCAGAGAGCCCCTTGTGTACGATCTTGCCTCACTGAAAGCAGCCCCTGAGCCCCAGCAGCCCATG GAGCTGTACCAACCCAGTGCAGAGAGCTTGCGCCAGCAGGAAGAGCTGAAGCGGCTCTACCAGAGGCAGCAAGAGCGGGGTGGCATCATTGACCTTGAAGCTGAGCGGAACCGATACTTCATCAGCCTTCAGCAG CCTCCAGCCCCTGCGGAAGCTGAGTCAGCCGTGGATGTCTCCAGAGGATCCCACCCACCTAATGCCCTTGCCACAGAGCAGTCCACCTCACCAGCTGCCCAGCCCACCCTGCCAACTCCTCTGTCTATGGCTACTCAGTACATGTGTGAGAAGTTCCCAGGGACTGGGCCAAATCAGCAGAGGTTGGGTGAGGCCCAGAAAGCTACACTAGATCCCCCCCGGCCCAGTCAAGGCCCCTGGCGGCAGCCCAGTCGGAGGCACCTGAAAGGAGGGGAGTGCTGTGCTCCCAAAGGTACCAGTGACTCCCAGGAACTGCCACCTCCTGAGAGGCCCCTCAAAGAGTCTGTGGACCTAAAGCTGGAACCCCATAACCAAGGGATTGAAGGTCCAACCCAAGAGAAGGGGCCTAGCAGCTGGCAGGGTCCCCCACCCCGCAGGACTCGGGACTATGCTCGCCGGGAGCGCTCCAAAGGCCGGACAGCGGGTTCTTCCTACCCCCGTCTGCCTCGGGGCCAGGGAGCATACCGGCCTGGTACTCGGAGGGAGCCCCTGGGCCTGGAATCTGAAGATGGTTCCTAG
- the LOC124979008 gene encoding mitochondrial chaperone BCS1, with translation MPLSDFVLALKDNPYFGAGFGLVGVGTALALARKGAQLGLVAFRRHYMITLEVPARDRSYAWLLSWLTRHSTRTQHLSVETSYLQHESGRISTKFEFVPSPGNHFIWYQGKWIRVERSREMQMIDLQTGTPWESVTFTALGTDRKVFFNILEEARELALQQEEGKTVMYTAVGSEWRPFGYPRRRRPLSSVVLQQGLADRIVRDIREFIDNPNWYTDRGIPYRRGYLLYGPPGCGKSSFITALAGELEHSICLLSLTDSSLSDDRLNHLLSVAPQQSLVLLEDVDAAFLSRDLAAENPVKYQGLGRLTFSGLLNALDGVASTEARIVFMTTNHVDRLDPALIRPGRVDLKEYVGYCSHWQLIQMFQRFYPGQAPSLAETFAEHVLQATTQISPAQVQGYFMLYKNDPTGAIHNTESLR, from the exons ATGCCACTTTCAGACTTTGTTCTGGCTCTGAAGGACAATCCGTACTTTGGGGCTGGATTTGGCCTGGTGGGTGTGGGCACAGCTCTAGCCTTGGCCCGGAAGGGTGCCCAACTGGGCCTGGTAGCATTCCGGCGCCATTACATGATCACACTGGAAGTCCCTGCTCGAGACAGGAGCTATGCCTGGTTGCTTAGCTGGCTTACCCGCCATAGTACCCGTACTCAGCACCTCAGTGTGGAGACTTCGTACCTTCAGCATGAGAGTGGCCGGATTTCCACCAAGTTTGAATTTGTTCCCAGCCCTGGAAATCACTTCATCTG GTATCAGGGCAAATGGATCCGAGTAGAACGAAGTCGAGAGATGCAGATGATAGACTTGCAGACAGGGACTCCTTGGGAATCTGTCACCTTCACAGCCTTGGGCACTGACCGGAAGGTTTTCTTCAACATCCTGGAGGAAG CTCGAGAGCTAGCCTtgcagcaggaggaaggaaagacggTGATGTACACAGCTGTGGGCTCTGAATGGCGCCCCTTTGGCTATCCACGCCGCCGCCGGCCACTCAGTTCTGTGGTTCTTCAGCAGGGTCTGGCTGACCGAATTGTCAGAGACATCCGGGAATTCATTGATAACCCCAATTGGTACACTGACAGAG GTATTCCCTATAGACGTGGCTACCTGCTTTATGGACCCCCTGGTTGTGGAAAGAGCAGTTTTAT CACAGCCCTGGCCGGGGAACTAGAACATAGTATCTGCCTGCTGAGTCTCACAGACTCTAGCCTCTCTGATGACAGACTCAACCACCTACTGAGCGTGGCCCCACAGCAGAGTCTGGTGCTCCTGGAGGACGTGGATGCTGCTTTTCTCAGTCGAGACTTGGCTGCAGAGA ACCCTGTGAAGTACCAAGGTCTAGGCCGTCTTACCTTCAGTGGACTGCTCAATGCCTTGGATGGCGTGGCTTCCACTGAGGCACGCATTGTGTTCATGACCACCAACCACGTTGACAG gCTGGACCCTGCCCTGATACGCCCTGGGAGAGTAGATCTGAAGGAGTATGTGGGCTACTGTTCACACTGGCAACTGATCCAGATGTTCCAGAGGTTCTATCCAGGGCAAGCACCTTCCTTAGCTGAAACCTTTGCAGAACATGTCCTTCAAGCTACAACCCAGATCAGTCCAGCCCAGGTACAGGGCTACTTCATGTTGTATAAAAATGACCCCACAGGGGCGATTCACAATACTGAGTCTCTGAGGTAA